The Arachis hypogaea cultivar Tifrunner chromosome 19, arahy.Tifrunner.gnm2.J5K5, whole genome shotgun sequence genome has a window encoding:
- the LOC140182307 gene encoding protein FAR1-RELATED SEQUENCE 5-like, whose product MASLKPIMYSAAEILEMEFNYMYLCNREGFRDRKWLEMQDRKREHKVFTRYGCLAEMRIKPNGDSGIWYVSRFVDDHNQDLLPAKFVPYLPSYRKISDVNLAHIDSLRQVGISIPKIYESIAAQAGGFNLVPFTKRDMYNEVRRQCALRNGDVNAALRFFERCARGDEKMFWRFEVGPDQHMSDLFWSDRRSQDDYKIFGDVLAFDATYGRNKYNLPVVVFSGVNHHNQTCVFATAMVSCESQALYVWVLRKFLECMGGKALKLVITNGDRSMRLAIQEVFPEAHHRLCSWHLLRNVTVNVCKPRFTMLLRSCAPYISNAWRILENPNAIWVQVLEAIYYPKEDFKDVKAGKAASWMWKSIVHGKDFLLRNGRWLIRNGKRVGIEEDKWIMNMDKNIIIRNNDIKFVKDLVDEGEG is encoded by the exons ATGGCATCTCTGAAACCAATCATGTACAGTGCCGCAGAGATATTGGAAATGGAATTCAACTACATGTATTTATGCAACAGAGAAGGTTTCAGAGACAGAAAATGGCTAGAGATGCAGGATCGAAAGCGGGAGCACAAGGTTTTCACTCGATATGGGTGTTTGGCGGAGATGAGGATAAAGCCGAATGGTGATAGCGGGATTTGGTATGTTTCACGCTTCGTAGATGACCATAACCAAGATCTTCTACCTGCAAAGTTTGTGCCATACTTGCCTTCGTACCGGAAGATTTCTGATGTCAATCTAGCCCATATAGACAGCTTGAGGCAAGTTGGAATTTCTATTCCAAAAATATATGAGTCAATTGCTGCGCAGGCAGGCGGATTTAACCTTGTTCCTTTCACAAAGAGAGACATGTATAATGAGGTTAGGAGGCAATGTGCCTTAAGGAATGGTGATGTGAATGCGGCTCTAAGGTTTTTTGAGAGATGTGCAAGGGGGGATGAGAAGATGTTTTGGAGGTTTGAAGTTGGGCCAGACCAACATATGTCTGACCTTTTCTGGAGCGACAGGCGTAGCCAAGATGATTACAAGATCTTTGGTGATGTTCTTGCCTTTGATGCGACGTATGGTCGAAACAAGTACAATCTACCAGTTGTTGTATTTTCCGGGGTCAACCACCACAACCAGACATGCGTGTTTGCCACGGCCATGGTCTCGTGCGAATCTCAAGCGTTGTATGTTTGGGTGTTGAGAAAGTTTTTGGAATGCATGGGTGGTAAAGCTCTTAAACTGGTAATAACTAATGGGGATCGATCCATGCGCTTAGCCATTCAAGAAGTATTTCCTGAAGCACATCATCGGTTGTGTTCATGGCACCTACTGAGGAATGTAACCGTAAATGTGTGCAAGCCGCGGTTCACAATGCTTTTGAGAAGTT GTGCTCCATATATCAGCAAT GCGTGGAGAATATTAGAAAATCCTAATGCAATATGGGTTCAGGTACTGGAAGCTATTTACTATCCAAAGGAGGACTTTAAAGATGTTAAGGCTGGAAAGGCAGCTTCATGGATGTGGAAGAGTATTGTTCATGGTAAGGACTTTCTTTTGAGGAATGGAAGATGGTTGATAAGGAATGGAAAGAGAGTGGGAATCGAGGAAGACAAGTGGATTATGAATATGGATAAGAATATTATCATTAGGAATAATGATATTAAGTTTGTCAAGGATCTGGTTGATGAGGGTGAGGGGTGA